AAAGCCGGTCAGCTTCTTGTGGATGCGGCCGACGGTCTTTTTCAACCGGTTGGGCACCAGGCGCCCTTCCAGGTGGTCGTCGGTCTCTTTCTCGTTGACGAAGCAGGCGAATACGCCGGCCATCCGGGCGGCATCGTCAGCCGGCAGCAGGCCCTGGCGCAGGCATTCGGCCACCAGCAGGGGCTGGTCCACCCGAAGCTGCGAGGCCCAGATACCGTCGCCGGTGAGCCGGTCCTCCGCGTCCACGAAACCGGTCTCCTTGAGAAAATCCAGGTGACGCAGAAAGTCCTCCCAAAGAACCTCGTGAACGCCGGCCATGCGGTTTTTCTCGGGGCTGTCCGTGGCCTTTGCGATTAGCAGCCAGGTGGCGAAGGAGCGTTTGAGCAGTTCCTCGATCTGTCCCGGGGTGTGGGAGAGCAGGAGGTTGAGGACCATGGAGAAGTTGATGCGGATGCGGCTGTGGACCTTGCCCGGGCGCGACGAAAGCAGGCGGGCCACAAGGTGCAGGTCCATGTAGCGGCCGGGCACCGCCAGGGCGAACCCGATCTTGTCCATGCCGCGGCGGCCGGCCCGGCCGGTCATCTGCTGCAATTGGGTGGCGTCCAGGGACGCGAATTCGGTGCCGTTGAAACGGTCCGAATTAAAGAACACCACCGTGCGGGCCGGAAAATTGACCCCGGCGGCCACGGTCGAGGTGGCAAAAACGGCGGTGAGCAGCCCCTCGCTCATCAGGTTTTCGACCACGACTTTCCAGCCGGGCAGGTGGCCGCTGTGGTGGGAGGCCACCCCGGCCTGCTCCAGGTGAATGCGCTGACGGTGTTGGGCCAGGTGGGGAGAATTCTCGGTGAGTTCGGCGATGCGGTCGAAAATGGCAGCCTTGCGGTCTACCGGCAGCGGCACGGCCCCGTGGCAGAATTTCAGAGCCGAATCGCAGTCGCTGCGGGATTTGAGAAAGAAGATGGCCGGCAGCAGATCATAGGTTTTGAGCACTCGGAGAATATCGCCGAAGGGCGGCAGACCCCGGCGGCGCATGGGTTCGGAAGATTTTTTTTCTCCGGCGAGAGCGGCCACCTTGCGGTACAGTTTCCTGCCGCCTTTTTCTCCCTTGACCGTCAGGGGCATCAGAGTGCCTGAGGGGTGCAGAACCAGCGGATAGAGCGGCACGGGCCGGCGGGTTTCGGCCACCACTTGGCAGGGACGGCTGCGGATGGTTGTCAGCCAGTCGGCGATGGCGCCGGCGTTGCCCACCGTGGCGGAAAGCATGAGCAACGGGATGCGTGCGGGCAGGTAGATCAGGGTCTCCTCCCACACCACGCCGCGTTCTTCGTCCCCCAGGAAATGGGCCTCGTCGATCACCACCAGGTCGGTGTTCATCGAAACGCCCTGGTGCATGGCGTCGTAAAGCTGATTGCGCAGAATTTCAGTGGTGCCGACGATAATGGGCGCGTCGGGGCTCTCTTTGCGGTCGCCGGTGAGGATGCCCACATTCTCCGGGCCGAAAATTTCGGCAAATTCGATCAGCTTGGCATTGGTCAGGGCCTTGAGGGGCGAAGCGTACCAGGCCCTGCCGCCCTCCTCGAAGGTCCGTCGAATGGTTTGGACGGCAATCCAGGTTTTACCTGCGCCGGTGGGGGCGGTGACCAGGCAGTCCGATTCGGCCATGGCGGCGATGGCATCGGTCTGGAACCGGTCCGGTTTGAAAGGCCGGTTCCGCGGAACGCCGATGCCGGAAAAAACGGATTCGAGTTTCGGGTCGGCGCCGGGAGCCATTTTCAGCCGGTGGCTCGACCCTTTGCCTTGGTGCGGTTTTCGCGAGGGATACCGGCGGCGTCGACGCGGGGCGCTCCCGGGAGGTCGGCTCATCGGTTCAAGAGACCAGCCGGTCGATGATGTCGGCCACCACCTGCTTGGCCGTGGCCTCGGTGTCGTAAGGGGCGGCACCGGAAAGATCCGCCTCGATGAGGGAATTATCGTAGGGCATGAACCCCAGAAACTCGAAATCGGGCAAGTGGGTGCGCAAAAATTCTTCGTCCTTGGGTCCCCGGATCTTGTTGCCCACGATGGCAATGTTTTTCAGGAAGATTTCCGATGCCAGGCGCCGGATGTGCTCGGCGGTATCGATGCTGCGGCGGCCGGGTTCGACCACCACGATCAGCTTGTCCACTGCCTGGGCCGTGGCCCGCCCGAGATGTTCGATGCCGGCCTCCATGTCCATGATAACCACCTCGTTGCGGCCCAGCACTACATGGGTTACCAGGGCCTTGAGCAGGGTGGATTCCGGACACAGACAGCCGCCGCCGCCCTTTTTTACGCTGCCCAGGCGCATGAGCTTGATGTTGCCCAGTTTGACGGACAGGGTATCCGGGATATCGTCCACTTTGGGATTGAGCTTGAAAAATCCGCCGATGGTACCGGGCTGTGCGCCGGTGCGCTCGAAGATCATCTCTTTCATTTCGGCGATGGGTTTGACGCTGTCGCCATCGGTGATACCCAGGGCCGCCGCCAGGTTGGCGTCCGGATCGGCATCGATGGCCAGAACGGTTTTGCCGCGGTCGCTCAGGGTCCTTGCCAGAAGAGAGGAAAATGTCGTTTTGCCTACGCCACCTTTTCCGCTGACTGCCAGTTTCATAGGATTGTCCTTGGTGTTTGATCGTTTAAAAGCAATGCGTCTAATATAACCCGAATTCCGCAATTTACAAGCCGACGATTTCGGATACGGGTTTTCCTGGTGCCGATTGCGCTTTAATCGTCTTGACCCCGGGAGTCATCGCGGCTATTTCTGGACGGATACAACCTAATGCAGATGTTTCGTCTTTTAAGAAGAACTACTGGAATAGAAAACGGGGACAATGAACGAATCTTCCCAACATCGCCCGGCCATCCTGGCGCCGGCGGGCAACCGGGCCGCCTTTCTGGCGGCATTGGCCGCCGGGGCCGATGCCATCTATTGCGGCCTGAAAAGCATGTCGGCGCGTATGGAGGCCAAAAATTTCTCCCTGGAGGAATTGGCCCAACTGGTGGCCCTGGCCCATGATCGCAAGGTGAAGGTCTACGTTACGGTCAATGCCCTGCTCAAACCCGACGAACTGGAC
This window of the uncultured Desulfosarcina sp. genome carries:
- a CDS encoding AAA family ATPase — its product is MKLAVSGKGGVGKTTFSSLLARTLSDRGKTVLAIDADPDANLAAALGITDGDSVKPIAEMKEMIFERTGAQPGTIGGFFKLNPKVDDIPDTLSVKLGNIKLMRLGSVKKGGGGCLCPESTLLKALVTHVVLGRNEVVIMDMEAGIEHLGRATAQAVDKLIVVVEPGRRSIDTAEHIRRLASEIFLKNIAIVGNKIRGPKDEEFLRTHLPDFEFLGFMPYDNSLIEADLSGAAPYDTEATAKQVVADIIDRLVS
- a CDS encoding DEAD/DEAH box helicase; the protein is MAPGADPKLESVFSGIGVPRNRPFKPDRFQTDAIAAMAESDCLVTAPTGAGKTWIAVQTIRRTFEEGGRAWYASPLKALTNAKLIEFAEIFGPENVGILTGDRKESPDAPIIVGTTEILRNQLYDAMHQGVSMNTDLVVIDEAHFLGDEERGVVWEETLIYLPARIPLLMLSATVGNAGAIADWLTTIRSRPCQVVAETRRPVPLYPLVLHPSGTLMPLTVKGEKGGRKLYRKVAALAGEKKSSEPMRRRGLPPFGDILRVLKTYDLLPAIFFLKSRSDCDSALKFCHGAVPLPVDRKAAIFDRIAELTENSPHLAQHRQRIHLEQAGVASHHSGHLPGWKVVVENLMSEGLLTAVFATSTVAAGVNFPARTVVFFNSDRFNGTEFASLDATQLQQMTGRAGRRGMDKIGFALAVPGRYMDLHLVARLLSSRPGKVHSRIRINFSMVLNLLLSHTPGQIEELLKRSFATWLLIAKATDSPEKNRMAGVHEVLWEDFLRHLDFLKETGFVDAEDRLTGDGIWASQLRVDQPLLVAECLRQGLLPADDAARMAGVFACFVNEKETDDHLEGRLVPNRLKKTVGRIHKKLTGFARHMKSRGFDVRDLYLRPAAMTHAWAAGYPWEHVAKDYGMPEGNLAMLMMRTADNLRHTANLTDVFPEAAATAREAIGLIMRSPVIEDEMESGDQRAED